From Brucella pseudogrignonensis, a single genomic window includes:
- a CDS encoding flavin reductase family protein, with protein MFYEPSSGHNLPHNPFKAIIAPRPIGWIGTRSKDGAVNLSPYSFFNVVSDTPPMIMFSSSGFKDSVSYIEETGEFTASLVSDHLKEQMNASSVNAPRGVSEFDYAGLTVAHSKLIAAPFVKEAYAALECVLVEIKRLQDKEGRPTDNYMVIGEVVGVHIDESVLTDGLFDIKKAKPVTRLGYMDFATTDEVYQMFRPKWDDEI; from the coding sequence ATGTTTTATGAACCTTCATCTGGTCATAATCTTCCTCATAATCCATTCAAGGCAATCATCGCGCCGCGTCCTATCGGTTGGATCGGTACGCGGTCGAAAGATGGTGCGGTAAACCTTTCACCATACTCATTCTTCAATGTGGTCAGTGACACACCGCCGATGATTATGTTTTCGTCCAGCGGTTTTAAGGACAGCGTTTCATATATAGAAGAGACAGGTGAGTTTACGGCCAGTCTCGTCAGCGATCATCTCAAAGAGCAGATGAATGCATCTTCAGTAAATGCACCACGCGGCGTGAGCGAATTTGATTATGCAGGTTTGACCGTTGCGCATAGCAAGCTGATTGCAGCACCTTTTGTCAAAGAGGCTTATGCTGCACTGGAATGCGTTCTGGTCGAGATCAAGCGTTTGCAGGACAAAGAGGGCAGGCCGACCGACAATTACATGGTGATTGGCGAAGTCGTTGGTGTTCACATCGATGAAAGCGTGCTGACCGATGGGTTGTTTGACATCAAAAAAGCCAAACCGGTGACACGCCTTGGCTATATGGACTTTGCGACGACGGATGAGGTTTACCAGATGTTCCGTCCGAAATGGGACGACGAGATTTGA
- the mazG gene encoding nucleoside triphosphate pyrophosphohydrolase has translation MEPSQNIARLLEIMVALRDPKTGCPWDVEQTSQSIAPYTLEEVYEVLDAIERDDMDDFREELGDLLLQVVFHARMAEEDGKFGFGDVVEAITRKMIRRHPHVFGDAEARSAGMAKGSWNRIKAEEKAERAERRAKLGLETVEKTRYLDDIPNAFPALLRALKLQQKAAKVGFDWSEAAPIFDKIAEETAELKEAMQAKDKAHITEEYGDLLFAMVNLGRHLEIDAETALIAANDKFKRRFDFIETSLKESGSSLEAAQLEEMEAIWGEAKKKGL, from the coding sequence ATGGAACCCTCGCAAAATATCGCCCGTCTTCTCGAAATCATGGTTGCGCTGCGTGATCCGAAAACTGGCTGCCCATGGGATGTAGAGCAGACATCGCAATCTATTGCGCCCTATACGCTGGAAGAAGTCTACGAAGTGCTCGATGCCATTGAGCGCGACGATATGGATGATTTTCGCGAAGAACTGGGTGATCTGCTGTTACAGGTCGTTTTCCATGCACGCATGGCAGAAGAAGACGGCAAATTCGGTTTTGGCGATGTTGTGGAGGCCATTACTCGCAAAATGATCCGGCGCCACCCGCATGTTTTTGGTGATGCAGAAGCCAGAAGTGCTGGCATGGCAAAGGGATCATGGAACCGCATCAAGGCAGAAGAAAAAGCCGAGCGGGCCGAGCGTCGTGCGAAGCTTGGTTTGGAAACAGTTGAGAAAACACGATATCTTGACGATATTCCAAACGCTTTCCCTGCCCTGCTCCGTGCTCTTAAACTCCAGCAAAAGGCCGCCAAGGTAGGATTCGACTGGTCGGAAGCAGCGCCAATCTTCGATAAGATTGCTGAAGAAACGGCTGAACTTAAAGAAGCGATGCAAGCTAAGGACAAGGCACATATCACAGAAGAATATGGCGATCTGCTTTTCGCGATGGTCAATCTTGGCCGACACCTCGAAATTGATGCGGAAACTGCGCTGATTGCAGCGAACGACAAATTCAAGCGCCGCTTCGACTTCATCGAAACATCATTGAAGGAGTCGGGCAGCAGCCTTGAAGCGGCCCAACTCGAAGAAATGGAAGCGATCTGGGGCGAGGCAAAGAAAAAGGGGCTGTAA
- a CDS encoding nitroreductase has protein sequence MTHPVFEFLAQRSSTPISAILEPAPQGAELDELLKVAARVPDHGRLTPWRFILYRGDVRHKVGEYLAKRAEEREGPLNESRKDQERARFARAPLVIGVVSSPVAHERIPEWEQFLSAGAVAMNLCTAANALGYATNWITNWYSDDAPARTYLGLAPEERVAGFIHIGTAANKMPERPRADMDKIVSDYSGPWIS, from the coding sequence GTGACGCATCCGGTTTTTGAGTTTCTGGCGCAGCGCAGCTCCACGCCTATTTCCGCAATTTTAGAACCGGCTCCACAAGGTGCTGAGCTGGATGAGTTGCTTAAAGTGGCCGCGCGTGTGCCTGATCATGGCCGTCTGACGCCATGGCGCTTCATTCTTTATCGCGGTGATGTACGTCATAAGGTTGGTGAATATCTGGCCAAGCGCGCCGAGGAGCGGGAAGGACCACTGAATGAAAGTCGCAAGGATCAGGAGAGGGCGCGTTTTGCGCGTGCACCACTGGTTATAGGCGTCGTCTCTTCGCCAGTCGCTCATGAACGTATCCCGGAATGGGAGCAGTTTTTGTCGGCAGGTGCTGTCGCCATGAATCTTTGTACCGCAGCGAATGCGCTTGGTTATGCAACCAACTGGATTACCAACTGGTATTCCGATGATGCGCCAGCCCGCACCTATCTGGGACTTGCACCAGAAGAGCGTGTTGCCGGATTTATTCACATCGGTACGGCTGCAAACAAAATGCCAGAACGTCCGCGGGCGGACATGGATAAAATTGTTTCTGATTACAGCGGGCCATGGATATCTTAA
- a CDS encoding class I SAM-dependent methyltransferase: MSEQNGKSTDKESFDQEALAEAYNQALALEKAGDLDSAALAYQAVLEIDPEDHGGAAVRLASMGRGAVPSKAPDAYVSTLFDQHAEMFDTILVDQLGYDVPLQLREMLLEMDEEFQADRMLDLGCGTGLSADALDDMADHKTGVDISENMIEVAYEKGDYDALFVGEAVRFLEETKEDAWDLIVATDVLPYMGALEQFFAGVSAHLTSGGYFTFSSETQPDERFAGRNFMVGDYQRFAHAQTYVRSLLFKHGMECIRCDDIVVRSEQGSPVPGHLYIAKRH, encoded by the coding sequence ATGTCCGAGCAGAACGGCAAATCCACTGATAAAGAGTCATTTGATCAGGAAGCTTTAGCAGAAGCTTACAATCAGGCACTTGCGCTGGAAAAGGCTGGCGATTTGGATTCTGCCGCGTTGGCCTATCAGGCTGTTCTTGAAATAGATCCCGAGGATCATGGTGGCGCTGCTGTGCGTCTTGCGAGCATGGGACGTGGTGCTGTTCCGTCAAAAGCACCAGATGCCTATGTGTCGACGTTGTTTGATCAACATGCTGAAATGTTTGATACAATTCTTGTCGATCAGCTGGGCTATGATGTGCCGTTGCAATTGCGCGAAATGCTTCTCGAAATGGATGAAGAATTTCAGGCTGACAGAATGCTTGATCTCGGCTGCGGAACCGGACTTTCAGCCGACGCGCTGGATGATATGGCTGACCACAAAACCGGCGTTGATATCTCCGAAAACATGATCGAAGTCGCCTATGAAAAAGGTGATTATGATGCGCTGTTTGTAGGTGAAGCGGTGCGCTTCCTTGAAGAGACCAAGGAGGACGCTTGGGATCTGATCGTCGCCACAGACGTGCTGCCTTACATGGGGGCTCTTGAGCAATTCTTCGCTGGAGTATCGGCGCATTTGACATCTGGCGGCTATTTTACTTTCTCAAGCGAAACACAGCCTGACGAGCGATTTGCTGGGCGTAATTTCATGGTCGGCGATTATCAGCGCTTTGCACATGCTCAGACATATGTACGTTCGCTTCTATTTAAGCATGGTATGGAATGCATCCGCTGCGACGACATTGTTGTTCGCAGTGAACAAGGTTCCCCAGTACCTGGACATCTTTACATCGCCAAACGCCACTGA
- a CDS encoding YMGG-like glycine zipper-containing protein, which translates to MVKITAALVALLIISGCTSTEKDVSIGTVAGAAIGGIAGGGRGALIGAGAGALGGLLVRNLRNGNCEYRNSRGKIYTARCR; encoded by the coding sequence ATGGTTAAAATAACAGCAGCCTTGGTTGCGCTGCTTATTATTTCGGGTTGCACAAGCACTGAAAAAGACGTCAGCATTGGCACAGTCGCTGGTGCGGCTATTGGCGGTATTGCTGGTGGTGGACGTGGCGCGTTGATCGGTGCTGGCGCGGGAGCTCTTGGCGGTCTTTTGGTTCGTAATCTCCGCAACGGAAATTGCGAATATAGAAATAGCCGCGGCAAAATCTATACTGCTCGTTGCCGCTAA
- a CDS encoding Thivi_2564 family membrane protein — translation MSILISLLITVLVIFLVLYLINMLPLDGKVKQIAQIIVIIIGIISLLKYLAVF, via the coding sequence ATGTCAATCCTAATCAGCCTTCTGATAACGGTTCTGGTTATCTTTCTCGTTCTTTATCTTATCAATATGTTGCCGCTGGATGGTAAGGTAAAACAAATCGCTCAGATTATTGTAATCATTATTGGTATAATATCGCTGCTTAAGTATTTGGCAGTCTTCTAG
- a CDS encoding acetyl-CoA hydrolase/transferase family protein — translation MLEARIRNTSLRDKIITAEEAASLIKDGMIVGMSGFTRAGDAKAVPLAMAARAKDDPFQITLITGASLGHDVDKLLTEAHVLARRMPFQVDRTLRSAINRGEVMFIDQHLSETVEQLRSNQIGPIDYAVVEALAITENGGIIPTTSIGNSASFAILAEKVIVEVNLNQPLALEGLHDIYIPTKRPSRDPIPVTACDSRVGLPYIPIPPEKIAGIVITQENDSASTVEPADVETVAIASHLIKFLLSEVDAGRLDLTLNPLQAGIGTIANAVLNGFSESPFHNLRMYSEVLQDSTFDLFDAGKLDYASGSSITLSPACGERVFNNIDRYRDKLILRPQEISNHPEVIRRLGIIGINTALEFDIYGNVNSTHVDGTHMMNGIGGSGDFARNAYISIFVSKSEAKNGAISSIVPMVTHVDHTEHDVDILVTEQGLADLRGLAPRERAELIINNCAHPDYRDQLHDYFDRACQRGGHTPHLLEEAFSWHSQRQTTGSMLK, via the coding sequence ATGTTGGAAGCACGTATCAGGAACACATCTCTGCGTGATAAGATTATCACTGCGGAAGAAGCAGCAAGCCTGATAAAAGATGGCATGATTGTCGGTATGAGCGGTTTTACCCGCGCAGGCGACGCCAAGGCTGTTCCTCTTGCAATGGCAGCGCGGGCCAAGGATGATCCGTTTCAGATCACTCTGATCACCGGCGCGTCGCTTGGTCACGATGTCGACAAGCTGCTGACAGAGGCTCATGTTCTTGCACGCCGTATGCCGTTTCAGGTCGACCGGACTTTGCGTTCAGCCATCAATCGCGGTGAAGTCATGTTTATCGATCAGCACCTGTCCGAAACCGTCGAGCAGCTGCGTTCCAACCAGATTGGCCCGATTGATTACGCCGTTGTTGAGGCTCTGGCAATTACCGAGAATGGCGGGATTATCCCCACAACTTCCATTGGCAACTCTGCAAGTTTTGCAATCCTTGCTGAGAAAGTGATTGTTGAGGTTAACCTCAATCAGCCATTGGCGCTGGAAGGGCTTCACGACATTTATATTCCAACCAAGCGCCCTTCCCGCGACCCTATCCCTGTGACGGCTTGTGATAGTCGCGTTGGTTTGCCCTATATTCCAATTCCGCCCGAGAAAATCGCTGGTATCGTTATAACCCAAGAAAACGATAGCGCATCTACTGTTGAGCCCGCTGATGTCGAAACCGTTGCGATTGCTTCACACCTGATCAAATTTCTATTGAGCGAGGTTGATGCCGGTCGTCTCGATCTGACGCTTAACCCGCTGCAGGCTGGTATTGGGACGATTGCTAATGCGGTTCTGAATGGATTTTCTGAAAGCCCTTTCCATAATTTGCGGATGTATAGCGAGGTGTTACAGGATAGCACTTTCGACCTGTTTGACGCAGGCAAACTTGATTATGCGTCGGGTTCATCGATCACGCTAAGCCCGGCATGTGGTGAGCGCGTATTCAACAATATTGATCGTTATCGCGATAAGCTGATCCTGCGCCCGCAGGAAATCAGCAATCATCCGGAAGTTATTCGTCGTCTTGGCATTATCGGCATCAATACGGCACTTGAGTTTGATATTTACGGCAATGTAAATTCCACGCATGTGGATGGAACGCATATGATGAATGGTATTGGCGGTTCGGGTGACTTTGCGCGCAACGCCTATATTTCGATTTTCGTCAGCAAGTCTGAAGCGAAGAATGGAGCCATATCTTCAATTGTTCCGATGGTGACCCATGTTGACCATACCGAGCACGATGTGGATATCCTTGTTACCGAACAGGGGCTGGCGGATCTGCGTGGTTTAGCACCGCGTGAACGCGCAGAGCTTATCATTAATAATTGCGCTCATCCTGATTATCGTGACCAGTTACACGACTATTTTGATCGTGCGTGCCAACGCGGCGGGCATACCCCTCACCTGCTTGAGGAAGCTTTCAGCTGGCATAGCCAACGTCAAACGACTGGCAGTATGTTAAAATAG
- a CDS encoding glyoxalase superfamily protein yields MNNVANQNVGFGRIAVMIPVKDMDRACSFYMNVLGFEKVFENGNPVGFMILRRENGELHLSLQKEHKAANFNIAHMLVDDVDALHTLCKQNGLRIIKGLQDKDYGLRAFVFEDPDGNRIDVGQKI; encoded by the coding sequence ATGAACAATGTCGCTAATCAGAATGTCGGTTTCGGACGAATTGCAGTTATGATTCCCGTTAAAGATATGGACCGGGCCTGCAGTTTTTACATGAATGTACTGGGCTTTGAAAAAGTCTTTGAGAACGGAAATCCGGTGGGTTTCATGATCCTGCGCCGCGAGAACGGCGAATTGCATTTATCGCTGCAAAAAGAGCATAAGGCTGCAAATTTCAACATTGCTCATATGCTGGTTGATGATGTCGACGCTCTGCACACACTATGCAAGCAGAACGGACTGCGGATCATAAAAGGTTTACAAGATAAGGACTATGGATTGCGGGCTTTTGTCTTTGAAGACCCGGATGGAAATCGCATTGATGTCGGCCAAAAAATCTAA
- the galE gene encoding UDP-glucose 4-epimerase GalE: MTILVTGGAGYIGSHTCVQLIEAGHEVVVVDNFENSSPESLHRVEKITGRAPIREPGDIRDRALLEKIITRHKCSAVIHFAGLKAVGESGEKPLHYYDCNVLGTLRLLQAMESTGVKTLVFSSSATVYGDPQKLPITEDQSLSATNPYGRTKLVVEDMLRDLYNSDSSWKIAILRYFNPVGAHESGLIGEDPKGIPNNLMPIIAQVATGRREKLNVWGNDYPTPDGTGVRDYIHVVDLAAGHLKALKKLEEPQCFSVNLGTGQGYSVFDVVKAFEHVSNREIKYEIAPRRPGDVAECYADPSFARDFLGWTAQKDLREMCKDMWNWQSKNPNGYEQD, translated from the coding sequence ATGACGATTCTTGTGACAGGTGGCGCCGGATATATTGGTTCGCACACATGCGTTCAGTTGATTGAAGCCGGTCATGAAGTTGTTGTGGTCGATAACTTCGAGAACAGTAGCCCTGAATCGCTTCATCGGGTTGAGAAAATCACAGGGCGCGCGCCGATCCGCGAGCCAGGAGATATCCGTGATCGTGCCTTGCTGGAAAAGATCATCACACGGCACAAATGCTCAGCAGTCATCCATTTTGCTGGATTGAAAGCCGTTGGTGAGTCGGGTGAAAAGCCGTTGCATTATTATGACTGTAACGTGCTGGGCACTTTACGTCTTCTGCAGGCAATGGAATCGACCGGCGTAAAGACTCTCGTGTTCAGTTCGTCAGCGACAGTCTATGGTGACCCGCAAAAGCTGCCGATCACCGAAGATCAGTCGCTTTCTGCAACAAACCCTTATGGTCGCACGAAACTTGTGGTCGAAGATATGCTGCGCGATCTCTATAACAGTGATAGCAGCTGGAAAATCGCGATTTTGCGTTATTTCAACCCTGTTGGTGCGCATGAAAGTGGTCTGATTGGTGAAGACCCAAAGGGTATTCCCAACAATCTGATGCCGATTATTGCGCAAGTCGCGACCGGGCGTCGCGAAAAACTCAATGTCTGGGGCAATGATTACCCGACGCCAGACGGAACAGGCGTTCGCGATTATATCCATGTCGTTGACCTTGCAGCCGGTCATCTCAAAGCACTGAAAAAGCTTGAAGAACCACAGTGCTTCTCAGTCAATTTGGGAACCGGGCAGGGCTATAGCGTGTTCGATGTGGTTAAGGCTTTCGAGCATGTCTCTAATCGTGAAATCAAATATGAAATTGCCCCTCGTCGTCCGGGCGATGTGGCCGAATGCTATGCCGATCCGTCATTTGCTCGCGATTTTCTAGGCTGGACTGCGCAGAAGGATCTGCGCGAAATGTGCAAGGATATGTGGAACTGGCAGTCCAAGAATCCGAATGGATACGAACAAGACTGA
- a CDS encoding bile acid:sodium symporter family protein, translating to MRFIPDKFTCMLIATIVLASFLPVQGDFAEWFGIATKIAVGLLFFLHGARLSREAVVAGVTHWRLHLAVASSTFILFPILGLVAGWTIPGLSQSPFYLGILYLCVLPSTVQSSIAFTSMAGGNVSAAIVSASASNIFGMFLTPLLVGLLFAVKGGGGISVDALESILLQLLAPFVLGQILQPWIGNFMRRHGKSLGLVDRGSILMVVYLAFSEAVVEGLWHKVSWNDLSVMIGVNILLLVIVMLATWYGSKWLGFNRADRITIMFCGSKKSLASGAPMASAIFIGADVGSIVLPLMLFHQIQLMACAVIARKLADHKPASNTVTSAAE from the coding sequence ATGCGTTTTATACCGGACAAATTCACCTGTATGTTGATTGCAACGATTGTGCTTGCGTCATTTCTTCCAGTGCAGGGTGATTTTGCCGAGTGGTTTGGCATAGCGACTAAAATTGCAGTCGGTCTTCTGTTCTTCCTTCATGGTGCGCGTCTATCGCGTGAAGCTGTCGTTGCTGGCGTCACGCATTGGCGTCTGCATCTGGCCGTCGCAAGCTCCACATTCATTCTGTTTCCTATACTCGGCTTGGTTGCCGGCTGGACCATTCCTGGACTGTCGCAATCGCCATTCTATCTCGGCATTCTCTATCTCTGCGTTCTGCCATCGACTGTGCAATCGTCGATTGCTTTCACGTCGATGGCTGGCGGTAACGTATCAGCGGCCATTGTTTCAGCATCCGCATCCAACATTTTCGGCATGTTTTTAACGCCGTTACTCGTGGGCCTATTGTTTGCTGTTAAGGGCGGCGGTGGAATTTCCGTCGATGCACTTGAATCTATCTTGCTGCAATTGCTCGCGCCGTTTGTGCTTGGTCAGATTCTTCAGCCATGGATTGGCAATTTTATGCGTCGTCACGGCAAGTCATTGGGCCTTGTTGATCGCGGTTCGATCCTCATGGTGGTCTATCTCGCGTTTAGCGAAGCGGTTGTTGAAGGCTTGTGGCACAAGGTTTCTTGGAACGATCTGAGTGTAATGATCGGCGTCAATATCCTGCTTCTGGTGATTGTCATGCTCGCCACCTGGTATGGAAGTAAATGGCTTGGATTCAATCGCGCCGACCGGATTACGATCATGTTCTGCGGCTCCAAGAAAAGCCTTGCCAGTGGTGCGCCGATGGCGAGCGCTATCTTCATCGGGGCTGATGTCGGCAGCATCGTATTGCCGCTGATGCTGTTTCATCAAATACAGCTTATGGCTTGTGCCGTTATTGCGCGAAAACTTGCTGATCATAAACCCGCATCCAACACGGTAACGTCGGCAGCGGAATAG